A section of the Emcibacter nanhaiensis genome encodes:
- a CDS encoding TonB-dependent receptor: MATPFAVTALQSDHLFRSGVDSLQELRTIVSSIQFSKNSGANIISIRGIGAELLNIGAEPGVTVNQDGVPLSSPNFYDIDFLDVEHVEILRGPQGTVNGRNATGGAINIYSKRPTNEFEAGAKLSLGNYNHIGLEGYISGPILHNKVRGRLAIKSDRADGWLHNSFLNKDIATKDRIQLRGILETNLSDTLETTLIVGIITDNSVKQGTFELGRIRPDVPSLGEFYGVKEVDPDKLILEADQISSGNKKQVYSSLGLRWAISPSISLLSTTSYIDLNDKNSLDTDGTRLSVTQFPELNYDVWQLSQELTLSTNLTDRLDLIMGGLYLRQNAREPIHFVSELVLGLAPGLFIDTPENNLSSYSAYAQLRYQLTDKFQLSAGVRYTYDWKSTKEAITRRDENASFSAWTPRFAVDYTATEMITLYGSISKGFKSGGFNTFQLTFGPYQPETVWSYEVGSKLKLFDNRIFMSAAAFYADYTGIQQHVFGLDGSFLPTVLNAGKAEIKGIEIEINALVTDNFRLDFAGSYLNAKLTELRTADTIFPELGKTNPATGLNIQNLSGNMLPRSPEFKVSMSGEYSHSLNDDLTATLRVEYTWQDKVYFSVFNHEGTSQGAYGLLNLYASLESEDSRWVLSASAQNLLDQRYLSNAMDISPGTTLFPRRQINFGEPRMYQLTLAFKL, from the coding sequence ATGGCCACACCCTTCGCAGTAACCGCACTGCAAAGTGACCATTTATTCAGATCGGGTGTGGATAGCCTTCAGGAACTGCGTACTATTGTATCCAGCATACAATTTTCCAAGAATTCTGGTGCCAACATAATTTCTATTCGCGGGATCGGCGCCGAACTTCTCAACATCGGCGCCGAACCGGGTGTGACTGTTAATCAGGACGGAGTTCCTCTGTCCAGTCCCAACTTTTATGACATTGACTTTCTGGACGTGGAGCATGTGGAGATCCTTCGTGGACCTCAAGGAACGGTCAATGGCCGGAATGCTACTGGTGGAGCAATCAACATTTACTCGAAACGCCCAACGAATGAGTTTGAAGCCGGTGCAAAACTTTCACTTGGTAACTATAATCATATCGGACTGGAAGGATATATTAGCGGACCGATTTTGCATAACAAGGTTCGAGGCCGCCTGGCGATCAAAAGCGACCGGGCCGACGGATGGTTGCATAACAGTTTTCTCAACAAAGACATCGCCACAAAAGACAGGATACAATTACGCGGAATATTGGAAACAAACCTGTCGGATACCCTGGAGACGACGCTGATAGTTGGCATAATAACTGACAACTCTGTGAAACAGGGAACTTTCGAACTGGGACGTATCCGGCCTGACGTACCTTCTCTGGGAGAATTTTATGGAGTTAAGGAAGTTGACCCGGACAAACTCATTCTTGAAGCTGATCAAATCAGTTCAGGAAACAAGAAACAAGTTTATAGTTCCCTGGGTTTGAGGTGGGCAATCTCTCCATCTATCTCATTGCTCTCCACCACCTCCTATATTGACCTGAACGACAAAAACTCTCTGGATACAGATGGAACTCGCCTCAGCGTTACACAATTTCCCGAATTAAACTACGACGTCTGGCAATTATCACAAGAGTTAACCCTGTCAACAAATCTAACCGATAGACTGGACCTTATAATGGGGGGACTTTACTTACGCCAGAATGCCAGAGAACCAATACACTTTGTGTCTGAGCTTGTTCTAGGACTAGCTCCCGGACTTTTTATTGATACTCCAGAAAATAACCTGTCATCCTACTCCGCATATGCACAACTTAGATATCAGCTAACCGATAAGTTTCAACTCTCGGCCGGCGTTCGCTACACTTACGATTGGAAAAGTACAAAGGAAGCAATTACGCGTCGTGATGAAAACGCTTCCTTCAGCGCCTGGACTCCCCGGTTTGCTGTAGATTATACAGCAACAGAAATGATAACGCTGTATGGCAGCATCTCAAAAGGTTTTAAATCAGGCGGATTCAACACATTCCAGTTGACCTTTGGCCCCTACCAACCGGAAACCGTCTGGAGTTATGAAGTAGGAAGCAAATTGAAACTTTTTGACAACCGGATCTTTATGTCGGCTGCCGCCTTCTATGCAGACTACACAGGAATCCAGCAACATGTTTTTGGCCTCGACGGCAGCTTCTTGCCAACGGTTCTCAACGCCGGAAAGGCAGAAATAAAGGGAATTGAAATCGAAATAAATGCCCTTGTGACCGATAATTTCCGTCTTGATTTTGCCGGTTCTTACTTGAATGCAAAACTAACGGAATTAAGAACAGCTGACACAATCTTTCCAGAATTGGGAAAAACCAACCCTGCCACCGGTCTTAACATCCAGAACCTCTCCGGCAATATGTTACCGCGATCACCTGAATTCAAAGTATCAATGTCAGGAGAATATTCCCACTCCCTGAACGATGATCTGACAGCTACACTGCGTGTTGAGTATACATGGCAAGATAAAGTCTATTTTTCGGTTTTCAATCATGAGGGAACCTCACAGGGAGCATACGGGCTGCTGAATCTTTATGCATCCCTTGAAAGCGAGGATAGTCGCTGGGTGCTGAGTGCATCGGCGCAGAATCTATTGGACCAAAGATATCTTAGTAATGCTATGGATATCAGTCCAGGTACTACTCTATTTCCTCGTCGCCAGATCAACTTCGGCGAACCTCGCATGTACCAGCTGACCCTAGCATTCAAGTTGTAG
- a CDS encoding sugar transferase translates to MRGSAYRRYGKRFLDLIGAVLLSVTFFPVLLLVAIVVRIKLGSPIFFKQERLGLDGVTFVIYKFRTMTDERDEKGHLLEEQHRLTRLGRFLRDWSIDEYPQLWNVMRGDMALIGPRPLIAEYATRYSSEQMRRHEVRPGISGWAQVNGRNAISWEQKFILDVWYVDHYSFLVDLKILFLTWLVVLKRTGISHGNHVTMPKWKRRTETEFGEELW, encoded by the coding sequence TTGCGGGGTTCAGCGTATAGAAGATATGGAAAAAGATTCCTTGATCTAATCGGGGCCGTCTTGCTTTCAGTTACCTTTTTTCCAGTGTTGTTGCTTGTCGCGATTGTTGTTCGGATCAAGCTGGGATCTCCTATTTTCTTCAAGCAGGAACGACTTGGTTTGGACGGTGTTACATTTGTAATATACAAATTTCGTACCATGACAGATGAGCGGGACGAAAAGGGTCATTTGCTGGAAGAGCAGCACCGTTTAACCCGGTTAGGCAGATTTTTGCGAGATTGGAGCATTGATGAATATCCTCAACTCTGGAATGTTATGCGTGGAGATATGGCACTGATCGGTCCACGGCCATTAATCGCAGAATATGCCACTCGGTATTCTAGTGAACAGATGCGTCGTCATGAAGTCAGACCAGGCATTAGTGGTTGGGCTCAGGTTAATGGGCGTAACGCCATAAGTTGGGAGCAAAAATTTATTCTAGATGTCTGGTATGTCGATCATTACAGCTTTCTTGTGGACTTGAAAATTCTCTTTTTAACTTGGTTGGTGGTTCTGAAGCGAACAGGTATATCGCATGGGAACCATGTTACTATGCCAAAGTGGAAGCGCCGCACGGAGACAGAATTTGGGGAAGAATTATGGTAG